A window from Thermodesulfovibrionales bacterium encodes these proteins:
- a CDS encoding ATP-binding protein, producing MDVELLNEAFLNFTKASKSLEAYYGGLQEKVRHLTTELEKKNRELNEALADAEKNKDYLNAILYNLEEAIIVINPDNRVTMVNKSAEELLGVTLADIGGRVFEDLDFSIREDGSDTYLFAGGKKYSIILSHSPVVDSEGFLRGNVILIKDVTRLRELEVHHERNQRLIAMGEMAAKIVHEVRNPLCSIELFSSMLEKELKDNGHKELARGISTGIGNLNNILTNMLFFARPHKPAMRRIRLNRVVEDSTELFIPLMESRKVRIEKSVFDCEISGDGELLKQVVMNIVINAIQAMHDSGNMAVTMRREKGFVIVEVADTGEGIGKENMEKIFDPFFSTKDAGTGLGLAIASKIMQTHNGYIKVKSEEGEGSTFSLWFPDDPAPSGSGDKGVS from the coding sequence ATGGATGTAGAACTTCTCAATGAAGCATTCCTTAATTTTACAAAGGCCTCAAAGAGCCTCGAGGCTTACTATGGGGGCCTTCAGGAAAAGGTCAGACACCTGACCACTGAGCTCGAAAAGAAGAACAGAGAACTGAATGAGGCCCTGGCCGATGCTGAAAAGAACAAGGATTACCTGAATGCAATCCTCTACAACCTCGAGGAGGCGATTATTGTGATTAACCCTGATAACAGGGTGACAATGGTTAACAAGTCGGCTGAGGAGCTTCTCGGTGTCACGCTCGCCGACATCGGAGGAAGGGTATTCGAGGATCTCGATTTCTCAATACGGGAAGATGGCTCTGACACCTATCTCTTTGCGGGCGGGAAAAAATACAGCATTATCCTCTCCCATTCTCCTGTCGTGGACTCCGAGGGATTTCTCAGAGGGAACGTGATTCTCATAAAGGATGTTACGAGGCTGAGGGAATTGGAGGTGCACCACGAAAGAAACCAGAGACTCATTGCGATGGGGGAGATGGCGGCAAAGATTGTCCATGAAGTGAGGAACCCGCTCTGCAGCATCGAATTGTTCTCGAGCATGCTCGAGAAGGAACTCAAGGACAACGGCCATAAAGAGCTTGCCCGGGGCATCTCGACGGGGATCGGTAATCTCAATAATATCCTCACCAACATGCTCTTCTTCGCAAGGCCCCACAAGCCTGCGATGAGAAGGATTCGGCTGAATCGCGTGGTAGAGGATTCGACAGAGCTCTTTATCCCTCTCATGGAATCGAGGAAGGTGAGGATCGAGAAGTCGGTCTTTGATTGCGAGATATCAGGAGACGGAGAACTCCTGAAGCAGGTGGTTATGAATATTGTTATAAACGCTATTCAGGCTATGCACGATAGCGGGAATATGGCGGTGACGATGAGAAGGGAGAAAGGTTTTGTCATCGTTGAAGTTGCCGATACCGGTGAGGGGATAGGGAAGGAGAATATGGAGAAGATTTTTGATCCCTTCTTCAGCACAAAGGATGCGGGTACCGGGCTTGGTCTTGCGATTGCGTCCAAGATCATGCAGACTCATAATGGCTATATCAAGGTGAAGAGCGAGGAAGGAGAGGGAAGCACCTTCAGCCTCTGGTTCCCCGATGATCCGGCTCCATCGGGTTCCGGCGACAAAGGAGTCTCATGA
- a CDS encoding tetratricopeptide repeat protein codes for MRLLLWAILLLVPAGIEAGNTTVQPQALERAREYVAAKKSAEAVGMLSAYTPTARELPLYHYTYAKALDLAKKTYSSIEHLRLAYLYAPRSEMKELALLDMAEAYQRMKYDSEAATNFMLFLKNFPDSPFRERAHFGLAESLYGSGLFNEALGHYEKSGDTCQARFGKANALQSMGKIDEAHDLYVSLIGKSRECSILSNETRYNIGENFRLLGRLQDAKAYLTALKVPPFKYRADLSLGLIAVEEARFDYAIGFFNSALQSQDRVLRRKVLLSLADLLVKTGKEEDARARLFEIKQKYPYGKDYDTALLMLATLYRRDGKLSEAVALLKELVIRRSPDQRALDECEALLLGVKEKDAEGFLKLWHAVGQWLMEPARAESLMKMAGLLRNSGKEFISLCLWLQRHGSKNIKAQATLLLADYYADLGETAAAERSIGSLRVKDTNDGILRVRAKIYYQGGDYQRALDSLVAIKELRQEDLLLLPGMMRSSKNMKKTLDFYERALAKVGGPPKAYIAFADSLYEMGRRADSLKYYREAVAKQTGEKGVPADDAAWAFYRISLLTQGKESLEALGNIQVGNDIFGRVAAANAREAHLTEKAGGGF; via the coding sequence ATGAGACTGCTCCTTTGGGCCATCCTGCTGCTGGTTCCTGCCGGGATCGAAGCCGGTAATACAACGGTTCAACCTCAAGCGCTCGAGAGGGCAAGGGAATATGTTGCGGCAAAGAAGTCTGCTGAAGCCGTCGGGATGCTCTCAGCTTACACGCCGACTGCCCGAGAGCTTCCCCTATACCACTACACCTATGCAAAGGCCCTTGATCTTGCAAAGAAGACGTATTCTTCGATAGAACACCTGCGGCTGGCCTATCTTTACGCCCCCAGAAGTGAGATGAAGGAGCTTGCCCTTCTTGATATGGCTGAGGCTTATCAGCGGATGAAGTATGATTCCGAAGCGGCCACGAATTTCATGCTGTTCCTGAAGAACTTTCCCGACTCTCCCTTTCGCGAACGGGCACATTTCGGTCTCGCAGAATCCCTTTACGGGAGCGGCCTCTTCAATGAGGCCCTCGGGCATTATGAGAAGTCAGGCGACACCTGTCAGGCACGGTTCGGAAAGGCTAATGCCCTTCAATCAATGGGTAAGATTGATGAAGCACACGATCTCTACGTCTCCCTGATCGGCAAGAGCAGGGAATGTTCCATCTTATCGAATGAAACGCGGTATAACATCGGAGAGAACTTCAGGCTCTTGGGTAGGCTGCAAGATGCAAAGGCCTATCTCACTGCACTTAAGGTCCCACCCTTCAAGTATCGGGCAGATCTCTCTCTCGGACTTATCGCGGTGGAAGAAGCACGATTTGATTATGCCATCGGGTTCTTCAATTCTGCCCTCCAGTCCCAGGACCGGGTCCTCAGACGCAAGGTGCTCCTCTCCCTTGCTGATCTCCTCGTGAAGACAGGGAAAGAGGAAGACGCAAGGGCACGGCTCTTTGAGATAAAACAGAAGTATCCGTACGGAAAGGACTATGACACCGCCCTTCTCATGCTGGCAACCCTCTATAGGCGTGATGGCAAGTTAAGCGAGGCCGTTGCCCTGCTCAAAGAGCTTGTAATCAGACGTTCCCCGGATCAAAGGGCCCTCGACGAATGCGAAGCTCTTCTTCTTGGAGTGAAGGAGAAGGATGCCGAAGGGTTTCTGAAACTCTGGCACGCCGTTGGACAGTGGCTTATGGAACCAGCCCGTGCAGAATCTCTCATGAAAATGGCAGGCCTGTTGAGGAACTCGGGTAAGGAATTCATCTCCCTTTGCCTGTGGCTGCAAAGGCATGGTTCCAAGAATATAAAGGCCCAGGCCACTCTTCTCCTCGCAGACTACTACGCAGACCTGGGAGAAACTGCTGCCGCAGAAAGATCCATTGGCTCCTTAAGGGTTAAGGACACCAATGACGGCATCCTGCGGGTTAGGGCAAAAATATACTATCAGGGCGGAGACTATCAAAGGGCCCTCGATTCGCTCGTTGCGATCAAAGAGCTGCGGCAGGAGGATCTTCTCCTGCTCCCAGGGATGATGAGGTCGTCAAAGAACATGAAAAAGACCCTTGATTTCTATGAACGGGCCCTTGCAAAAGTCGGTGGACCGCCAAAGGCCTATATTGCTTTTGCCGACAGCCTTTATGAGATGGGAAGAAGGGCCGATTCCCTGAAATACTACCGGGAGGCCGTTGCGAAACAGACGGGAGAGAAAGGGGTCCCTGCCGATGACGCAGCATGGGCCTTCTACCGTATATCGCTCCTCACTCAGGGGAAAGAGTCCCTTGAGGCCTTGGGGAATATCCAGGTGGGGAATGACATATTCGGCAGGGTCGCTGCGGCGAACGCGAGAGAGGCGCATCTGACAGAAAAGGCTGGCGGAGGGTTCTGA
- a CDS encoding sigma-54 dependent transcriptional regulator, whose protein sequence is MYKILVIDDDETVRDVLHSFLTSKGFDVTMISDGTRGIDLIKEERFDLLLTDLVMPGMSGMDVLREVCELGVNVPVIMITGFGTVQNAVEAMKVGAFDYISKPFVLDELLLIIDRALGVSRLQKENQMLKMQLKKKYNFTGIIGDSPHMQRVYEMIEKIADTDSTVMITGESGTGKELIAKTIHYNSSRSQGPFVPLNCAAIPKDLLESELFGHEKGAFTGAVNTRIGRFELAHNGTLFLDEIGELDPGLQVKLLRVLQEREFERVGGVKTIKVDVRILAATNKDLEKATKDGLFREDLYYRLNVIPLHLPPLRKRLDDIPLLLDYFVTEFSKRRNRDRLIFPREVMDCLLRYRWPGNIRELENLVERLMILVSDDVVQVSDLPEKFHEALPKKDDAHDRDRQPSGAIDIPEYGIDLNSVVGNMEKDLILRALEKTGGVRSKAATLLGLNRTTLIEKIKKMGIELRKS, encoded by the coding sequence ATGTATAAAATCCTTGTCATCGACGACGACGAGACCGTCAGAGATGTCCTCCATTCCTTTCTCACTTCAAAAGGGTTCGATGTCACCATGATAAGCGACGGAACGCGTGGCATCGATCTGATCAAGGAGGAGAGATTTGATCTTCTGCTGACTGATCTCGTTATGCCCGGCATGAGCGGAATGGATGTCCTGAGAGAAGTCTGCGAGCTGGGAGTAAATGTCCCTGTTATCATGATTACCGGTTTTGGAACCGTCCAGAACGCTGTTGAGGCAATGAAGGTAGGCGCCTTTGACTATATCAGCAAGCCCTTTGTCCTTGATGAGTTGCTCTTGATTATCGACAGAGCCCTCGGTGTTTCGAGACTCCAGAAGGAAAACCAGATGCTGAAGATGCAGCTCAAGAAGAAGTATAACTTCACTGGTATCATCGGCGATTCACCCCATATGCAGAGGGTATATGAAATGATCGAAAAGATAGCCGACACGGACAGCACCGTTATGATCACCGGTGAGAGCGGCACAGGGAAGGAACTCATTGCCAAGACGATTCATTATAACAGTTCCCGCTCTCAGGGACCCTTTGTGCCATTGAATTGCGCGGCAATTCCCAAGGACCTCCTCGAGTCCGAGCTCTTTGGCCACGAAAAGGGCGCCTTTACTGGAGCCGTCAATACAAGGATCGGCAGGTTTGAACTCGCCCATAACGGGACTCTTTTCCTTGATGAGATCGGCGAGCTGGATCCGGGATTGCAGGTCAAATTGCTGAGGGTCCTCCAGGAGAGGGAGTTCGAGAGAGTTGGCGGGGTCAAGACGATCAAGGTGGATGTCAGGATTCTTGCTGCGACGAACAAGGATCTCGAAAAAGCGACAAAAGACGGTCTTTTCAGGGAAGACCTCTATTACCGACTCAATGTGATCCCCCTCCACCTTCCTCCTCTTCGGAAGCGCCTTGACGACATCCCCCTTCTCCTGGATTATTTTGTGACTGAATTCTCAAAGAGGCGGAACAGGGATCGGCTCATCTTCCCCAGGGAAGTCATGGATTGTCTTCTTCGATACCGGTGGCCGGGAAACATACGCGAGTTGGAAAACCTCGTTGAGAGGCTGATGATCCTTGTTAGCGATGATGTCGTGCAGGTCTCGGACCTGCCCGAAAAGTTCCATGAGGCGCTCCCGAAAAAGGATGACGCACATGACCGCGATCGGCAACCTTCAGGCGCTATCGACATTCCTGAATACGGGATTGATCTCAATTCAGTGGTCGGCAACATGGAGAAGGATCTGATCCTCAGGGCCCTTGAAAAGACCGGTGGGGTAAGAAGCAAGGCTGCTACCCTCCTCGGACTGAACAGGACGACCCTGATCGAGAAGATCAAGAAGATGGGAATAGAGTTGCGGAAGAGCTAA
- a CDS encoding GYD domain-containing protein → MPYYVILTRLTDEGRKTLKQKPERLLEVNKEIEHMGVKVHKQYAVLGPYDFVNILEAPDNETIMKMSVEIGSRGSVQLLTLAADPVEDFIKKLK, encoded by the coding sequence ATGCCGTATTACGTTATTTTGACTAGGCTGACCGACGAGGGGAGGAAGACCCTCAAACAGAAGCCTGAGAGGTTGCTGGAGGTGAACAAGGAGATTGAGCATATGGGTGTGAAGGTTCACAAGCAATATGCGGTCCTCGGCCCCTATGATTTTGTTAACATCTTGGAGGCTCCGGACAACGAGACGATCATGAAGATGTCAGTCGAGATCGGTTCGAGAGGTTCTGTTCAGCTCCTGACCCTTGCCGCCGACCCCGTAGAGGACTTCATCAAGAAACTGAAATAA
- a CDS encoding transcriptional repressor: MEKYKHLGFKLTPQRLAILDYLDGNTRHPSADEVYRAVSKKFPTMSFATVYNTLDVLRQRGGVLELTIDADKKRFDPNTEPHHHLICVQCKRIVDIHRSFELHIPKGEVEDFQVIGKHIEFYGICPRCKGRD, translated from the coding sequence GTGGAGAAATATAAACACCTCGGCTTCAAGTTAACGCCGCAGCGATTGGCAATACTCGATTATCTTGACGGCAACACGCGTCATCCATCGGCCGATGAAGTATACAGGGCCGTGTCAAAGAAGTTTCCGACTATGTCTTTTGCTACGGTCTATAACACTCTTGACGTGTTGCGGCAGCGGGGCGGAGTCCTCGAACTGACCATAGACGCTGACAAGAAAAGATTTGATCCCAATACCGAGCCCCATCATCACCTCATATGCGTACAGTGCAAGAGGATTGTGGACATTCACCGTTCCTTTGAGCTTCATATACCGAAGGGGGAGGTCGAAGATTTTCAAGTGATCGGAAAGCACATAGAATTCTATGGTATCTGCCCGAGATGCAAGGGAAGGGACTAA
- a CDS encoding redoxin domain-containing protein, with product MSEVCCGIRIGQAVPDFELETFEPADGKFSKFSLSGAKKAKKWTVLVFYPADFTFICPTELADLADRHQELTKLTCEVLSVSTDTKFVHYGWFHQEKLIENVRYHMGADPKGTVSKLFGVYDDESGLALRGTFIVNPDGVLVSSEINYFNVGRNAEELVRKVEAFSYVWQSPEEVCPAKWRPGGKTLRPSEGIVGRVYEAVK from the coding sequence ATGAGTGAAGTATGCTGTGGAATACGTATCGGCCAGGCAGTACCTGATTTTGAACTCGAAACATTTGAACCGGCAGACGGAAAGTTTTCGAAATTCAGTCTTTCCGGAGCAAAGAAGGCAAAGAAGTGGACAGTACTCGTTTTTTATCCGGCAGATTTCACGTTTATCTGCCCAACGGAGCTTGCCGATTTGGCGGACAGACACCAGGAGCTTACGAAGCTTACCTGCGAAGTCCTATCAGTCAGTACGGATACAAAATTCGTCCATTACGGATGGTTCCATCAGGAAAAGCTTATCGAGAATGTCCGCTATCATATGGGAGCCGATCCAAAAGGCACCGTCTCGAAGCTCTTTGGCGTCTACGATGACGAGAGCGGATTAGCCTTGCGCGGAACCTTTATTGTCAATCCTGATGGCGTTCTTGTCAGCAGTGAAATAAATTATTTTAACGTGGGAAGGAACGCCGAAGAGCTCGTGAGAAAAGTTGAAGCGTTCAGTTACGTATGGCAGTCTCCCGAAGAAGTCTGTCCTGCGAAATGGAGACCGGGAGGAAAAACATTAAGACCGTCAGAAGGTATCGTGGGCAGGGTGTATGAGGCAGTAAAGTAG